One region of Wyeomyia smithii strain HCP4-BCI-WySm-NY-G18 chromosome 3, ASM2978416v1, whole genome shotgun sequence genomic DNA includes:
- the LOC129729377 gene encoding uncharacterized protein LOC129729377 — protein MSGTFGKTFIFLTDLAWKSRVTLPVLITVGFMILNFRWEVEINIHAERIAIQGVEDGGEGGDGRGGRAGAMAAIDYSMEEAWDTTDSEDDDDEYEESEFEPTDDEEDIDSDNEAGEDSDYYH, from the coding sequence ATGAGTGGTACGTTCGGCAAAACTTTTATCTTTCTCACTGATCTTGCCTGGAAAAGTCGTGTGACGTTGCCGGTTTTGATTACGGTTGGATTCATGATACTCAACTTCCGATGGGAAGTGGAAATTAACATCCACGCGGAGCGAATCGCTATTCAGGGAGTAGAAGACGGTGGTGAAGGTGGCGATGGACGGGGAGGCCGGGCAGGAGCTATGGCAGCAATCGATTACAGTATGGAGGAAGCTTGGGATACAACAGACAGCGAAGACGATGACGATGAGTACGAGGAATCGGAGTTCGAGCCTACAGATGATGAAGAGGATATCGATAGCGACAATGAGGCTGGGGAGGATAGTGACTACTATCATTAA
- the LOC129729375 gene encoding sepiapterin reductase, with the protein MTSTAINFNQVAYLLITGASRGIGQRMAIETSRKFKPGSIVVLLARSASGLESTRAEILECNPHINVVTSSVDLSNASKQLLEDIIDKSLSKTPVGSFELAAIIHNVGTIGNVERKAVDMSDRQEWEEYFATNLFTVGVLNSCFLQKFRECAKKLVVNVTSKACLVPFKSMGFYCAGKAAREMYFKVLADEENDLVVLNYSPGPVDTDMTVDIQGRSNAEEIRNYFKGLRETTTILTTHQTTEKFISILEAGRFSSGDHVDYYD; encoded by the coding sequence ATGACCAGCACAGCAATAAACTTCAACCAGGTCGCTTACCTTCTAATTACGGGAGCATCACGCGGCATCGGGCAGAGGATGGCAATCGAAACGTCACGCAAGTTCAAGCCGGGTTCCATAGTTGTACTGTTGGCACGTTCGGCCTCCGGATTAGAATCTACCAGAGCAGAAATCTTGGAGTGCAATCCTCACATTAATGTAGTCACCAGCTCAGTCGATTTGAGTAACGCATCTAAGCAGTTACTGGAAGACATAATCGATAAATCGCTCTCCAAAACACCAGTCGGAAGCTttgaattggctgcaattattCATAACGTTGGAACAATTGGAAACGTGGAACGTAAAGCAGTTGATATGAGCGATCGTCAGGAGTGGGAGGAATACTTTGCCACTAATCTGTTCACGGTGGGAGTATTAAACAGTTGCTTTTTACAAAAATTCCGAGAATGTGCAAAAAAGTTGGTGGTAAATGTTACTTCCAAAGCCTGCCTTGTTCCGTTTAAGAGTATGGGATTTTACTGTGCTGGAAAAGCGGCCCGCGAAATGTACTTCAAGGTACTAGCAGATGAGGAGAATGACTTGGTTGTATTAAACTACTCTCCCGGTCCTGTGGATACCGATATGACGGTAGATATTCAAGGTCGCTCGAATGCTGAAGAAATTCGAAACTACTTCAAAGGTCTACGCGAAACAACAACAATTCTTACGACTCATCAAACAACGGAGAAGTTTATAAGCATTCTCGAGGCCGGTCGCTTCAGTTCTGGGGATCACGTTGATTATTACGATTGA
- the LOC129729376 gene encoding uncharacterized protein LOC129729376: MNVADPWSSNSNTSSSEISQRDDSDSPFLKFEDNFEPPKAPEQNIQQPQEGRLPDSDNYLAVLERKLKRLKTNPSVLQQLAERREVCMQHLLNDSAFGRSDPSDLELLELEEPVNNYELLRFIKPEQALSVAELVNLVKYDHLESDPANLREHEDVASSKEGEESGTESSTSR, from the exons ATGAATGTGGCTGACCCGTGGAGTAGCAATAGTAATACGTCGTCTAGTGAAATCAGTCAGCGCGATGATTCGGATTCCCCATTTCTAAAGTTTGAAGACAATTTTGAACCACCTAAAgctcctgagcaaaatattcaacAACCCCAAGAAGGACGATTACCGGATTCTGATAATTATCTGGCTGTATTAG AGAGAAAACTGAAGAGATTGAAGACAAACCCCAGCGTATTGCAGCAGCTTGCAGAGCGTCGAGAGGTTTGCATGCAACATTTACTTAACGATAGCGCTTTCGGAAGATCTGATCCTTCAGATTTAGAGTTGCTAGAGTTAGAAGAACCAGTCAACAACTACGAGCTATTACGTTTCATCAAACCAGAACAGGCGTTATCAGTTGCTGAACTTGTAAATCTGGTAAAGTACGATCATCTTGAATCAGATCCGGCAAATCTTCGTGAGCACGAGGACGTTGCAAGCAGCAAAGAGGGAGAGGAGAGTGGAACCGAAAGCTCGACCAGTCGCTAG